A DNA window from Christiangramia salexigens contains the following coding sequences:
- a CDS encoding calcium/sodium antiporter translates to MVIALLLIIIGFTALIYGANWMVDGASSLAKKHNISDLAIGLTIVAFGTSAPELVVNSMASFDGLSDIVLGNIIGSNNFNLFLILGIAGLVYPIKVQSSTAWREIPISLLITILFLVLANDFFLNSNSRISRSDGLILFTLFLVFIFYVFKQMKTDEGEVVAYEQKSNLKIWKLISFGLLGLIIGGKLVVDNSISVATDLGVSQKIIGLTIIAAGTSLPELITSIVAALKKNSDIAIGNVIGSNIFNILLILSISSFIKPINYNDIFNIDLFILIGGTLFLILAMFTGKRKKLDRWEAALLVIFYLTYTIYLILKET, encoded by the coding sequence ATGGTAATAGCCTTACTATTAATAATCATTGGTTTTACAGCTTTAATTTATGGAGCGAATTGGATGGTTGACGGAGCTTCCTCATTAGCCAAAAAACACAATATTTCCGATTTAGCCATAGGATTAACTATAGTTGCTTTTGGAACTTCCGCGCCTGAGTTAGTAGTGAACTCTATGGCATCATTTGACGGATTATCTGATATAGTATTAGGAAATATTATAGGTAGTAACAATTTCAATTTATTCCTTATTCTGGGTATAGCTGGCTTAGTTTATCCAATTAAAGTCCAATCTTCTACAGCATGGCGGGAAATTCCCATTTCACTACTCATTACTATACTATTTTTGGTATTAGCAAACGACTTCTTTTTAAACTCAAATTCCAGGATTTCAAGATCTGATGGTCTAATTTTATTCACCCTCTTTTTAGTATTTATATTTTACGTCTTTAAACAAATGAAAACTGATGAAGGTGAAGTAGTAGCCTACGAACAAAAGTCAAATTTAAAAATTTGGAAACTGATCTCATTTGGCCTTTTAGGACTTATTATTGGCGGTAAATTAGTTGTAGACAATAGCATATCTGTTGCAACAGATTTAGGAGTGAGTCAAAAGATTATTGGTTTAACTATCATTGCTGCTGGAACATCACTACCTGAACTGATAACGTCGATTGTGGCCGCACTTAAAAAAAACAGTGATATTGCAATTGGAAATGTAATAGGCTCAAATATTTTTAATATTCTTCTAATTCTCTCTATTAGTTCCTTCATTAAACCAATTAATTATAATGACATTTTCAACATTGATTTATTCATATTAATTGGCGGAACCTTATTTCTGATTCTTGCTATGTTTACAGGGAAAAGAAAAAAGCTTGATAGATGGGAAGCGGCTTTACTTGTGATATTTTATTTGACTTATACTATTTATTTAATATTAAAGGAAACGTAA
- a CDS encoding DUF4209 domain-containing protein has translation MFETFADFYKYQDNDKKIYFELGISNQLTALRDKLEKPEKENCSYEIYFADFNFRNGEYVPLFSNGENQYPDKSQFNDFDYIEFRTNDGNLENPKYLAKYNHLLWESPRKNIKFAKKAIDNYLVVLQTFQISLEDNLSQRGYSEVFKNFHYLSEKINYRKIDCLNLLIKEIEFDKLNGFIKFDLIAYVLSNRKKIDQKDLNLFLNFSNKVIHENTYPDLKEEYLKLLIQLASKLNKSSKKYLNDLGEYYLKKSKDYEGSFVVHDFLIKSLQKFQKAGNKQRVEEVTVLIEKEKDNLNFKLIQTEHTSPELQKWFDTVDKFTDDLIENYSSKEIFEFIILSKDIFPSSKTYEKKIQKSPLMDLMTTMNFDINRNVSNNKNNGLNSYLIQLNNFSIRFLGMIFSKGIKCNKITSETLCDYLRNNSWIGRDIKYTNPDGKEEKHNWLDLLAPGLIQFFQQSEIDIKSNSNNSQGYILSIDSLTLKFEGIVREFSRKIGAQTIEFKDNGTQERISFEKLLENEKFKKTIPEDDLALFKFLYLSYDLNLRNNIAHSFYKVKDYSSSIVLLIISSILKIGNYKFEESHRA, from the coding sequence ATGTTTGAAACCTTCGCAGATTTTTACAAATATCAGGACAATGATAAAAAAATCTATTTTGAGCTCGGAATTTCAAACCAACTTACAGCTCTTCGAGATAAATTAGAAAAACCTGAAAAAGAAAACTGCTCTTATGAAATATACTTTGCAGATTTCAATTTTCGTAATGGAGAATATGTACCATTATTTTCCAATGGTGAAAACCAATATCCCGATAAATCACAATTTAATGATTTTGATTACATAGAATTTAGAACAAATGACGGCAATTTAGAGAACCCAAAATATTTAGCTAAATACAATCATTTGCTATGGGAAAGTCCTAGGAAGAATATAAAGTTTGCAAAAAAAGCAATTGATAATTACTTAGTTGTACTCCAAACTTTTCAAATTTCATTAGAAGATAATTTGTCTCAACGAGGGTATAGTGAAGTGTTTAAAAATTTTCATTATCTATCAGAGAAAATAAATTATAGAAAAATTGACTGTTTAAATTTATTGATAAAAGAGATCGAATTTGATAAATTGAATGGATTTATAAAATTTGATTTAATCGCCTATGTGTTAAGTAATAGGAAAAAAATTGATCAAAAAGATTTAAATCTCTTCTTAAATTTTAGCAATAAAGTAATTCACGAAAATACTTATCCAGACTTAAAAGAAGAATATTTAAAATTATTAATACAATTAGCTTCCAAATTAAATAAGTCATCGAAAAAATATTTGAATGACCTGGGTGAATACTACTTAAAAAAGTCAAAGGATTATGAGGGCAGTTTTGTTGTCCACGATTTCTTAATTAAGTCTCTTCAAAAATTCCAAAAAGCGGGTAATAAGCAAAGAGTTGAAGAAGTGACTGTACTAATTGAAAAGGAAAAGGATAACTTAAATTTCAAATTAATTCAAACAGAACATACAAGTCCTGAATTACAAAAATGGTTTGACACAGTAGATAAATTTACAGACGATTTAATTGAAAATTATAGTAGCAAAGAAATATTTGAGTTCATTATTCTGTCAAAGGATATTTTCCCAAGTAGTAAGACTTACGAAAAAAAGATTCAAAAAAGTCCTTTAATGGATTTAATGACAACGATGAATTTTGATATTAATAGAAATGTGAGTAACAACAAAAATAATGGATTGAATAGTTACCTTATCCAGTTAAATAATTTTAGTATTCGATTCCTGGGAATGATTTTTAGTAAAGGAATTAAATGCAACAAAATCACCTCTGAAACTTTGTGTGATTATTTGAGAAACAATTCTTGGATTGGTCGTGATATAAAATATACCAATCCAGACGGTAAAGAAGAAAAACATAACTGGCTTGATTTACTTGCTCCTGGATTGATACAGTTTTTTCAACAATCAGAAATAGATATCAAATCTAATTCAAATAATTCTCAAGGATATATTTTATCGATTGATTCATTAACTCTTAAGTTTGAAGGAATCGTAAGAGAATTTTCAAGAAAAATTGGTGCTCAAACCATTGAATTTAAAGATAATGGAACTCAGGAACGTATATCTTTCGAAAAACTATTAGAAAACGAAAAGTTTAAAAAAACTATTCCAGAAGATGATTTGGCACTTTTCAAATTTCTTTACCTTTCCTATGATCTAAACTTGAGAAATAATATTGCACATAGTTTTTATAAAGTAAAAGATTATTCATCATCAATTGTGCTTTTGATTATCAGTTCAATTCTTAAAATTGGCAATTATAAATTTGAGGAGTCGCACAGGGCATAA
- a CDS encoding cation transporter: MNKSVFEISKMDCPSEENLIRMKLDGISSIKNLDFDIPNRKLTVFHEGEIQSIEKSLSGLKLGTKKIKTEQTDQTQFEENSQQKKLLWSVLAINFAFFIIEMTTGLISKSMGLVADSLDMLADSFVYGLSIFAVGGSIVRKKKIANLAGYFQILLALIGFAEVLRRFFGNEKLPDFSTMIIISILALIANGVCLYLLQKSKSKKEAHMKASMIFTSNDIIINVGIIIAALLVNWLNSSKPDLIIGTIVFILVIQGAIRILKIGR; encoded by the coding sequence ATGAATAAGTCAGTTTTCGAAATTTCAAAAATGGATTGTCCTTCAGAAGAAAATCTGATAAGGATGAAATTAGATGGAATTTCTAGTATAAAAAATCTCGATTTTGACATACCAAATAGAAAATTAACGGTATTTCACGAAGGTGAAATTCAATCCATAGAAAAATCATTAAGCGGATTAAAACTAGGAACTAAGAAAATAAAAACTGAACAAACCGACCAAACTCAATTCGAAGAAAATTCTCAACAAAAAAAATTGCTCTGGTCTGTACTAGCGATAAATTTTGCATTTTTTATCATAGAAATGACAACAGGTTTAATCTCAAAATCTATGGGATTAGTTGCAGATAGTTTAGATATGCTAGCAGATTCTTTTGTTTATGGATTAAGTATTTTCGCTGTAGGAGGTTCAATCGTAAGGAAGAAGAAAATTGCAAATTTAGCAGGTTATTTTCAAATTTTATTAGCGTTAATCGGGTTTGCAGAAGTATTAAGAAGATTTTTTGGAAATGAAAAACTTCCTGACTTTTCAACAATGATTATCATTTCAATTCTTGCTTTAATTGCAAATGGAGTTTGTTTGTATCTTCTTCAAAAATCTAAAAGTAAAAAAGAAGCACATATGAAAGCAAGTATGATTTTTACCTCAAATGATATAATAATAAACGTAGGAATTATAATTGCCGCTTTACTAGTTAATTGGTTAAATTCAAGTAAACCCGATCTAATTATTGGAACAATTGTATTTATTCTTGTAATTCAAGGAGCAATAAGAATTTTAAAAATAGGTAGGTAG
- a CDS encoding serine hydrolase domain-containing protein has product MKHRLITFKKIYTFLFYCLICFSCHAQDEGKPIISISGNKISAKELTMKIDSIMSATDIPGLSIAVINDNEIVYHRVFGVINTETDIPVSEKTIFEGASLSKPIFAYFVMKMVEQKVIDLDKPLYKYLEHPNMSEHSREEYKFITARMVLSHRTGFPNHANEEKITLAFPPGTDFLYSGEAFQYLAKVICKLKGIDIEGDLNSLFRTEVTEQLNMPHSTFVWNNYLATHKANGHEENNQPTNNSPGNGNWNGKTFSSYSSLHSESSEYANFLIALLKQTGLERDSFVEMFTEHTHFKDSNPLKQQIGQTGWGLGITQKKTEYGTMHMHTGNNHDFQSYMMILPEKDFGIVFFTNSGKAIPFIQGLNSVIGPVF; this is encoded by the coding sequence ATGAAACACAGATTAATTACGTTCAAAAAAATCTACACATTTTTATTCTATTGTCTAATTTGTTTTAGTTGTCATGCTCAGGATGAAGGGAAACCAATTATTTCAATATCGGGTAATAAGATTAGTGCTAAAGAACTAACAATGAAAATTGATAGCATAATGAGCGCTACGGACATACCTGGTTTGTCAATAGCCGTTATAAATGATAATGAAATTGTTTATCATAGGGTTTTCGGAGTAATAAACACAGAAACGGATATACCTGTTAGTGAGAAAACTATATTTGAGGGAGCCTCTTTAAGCAAACCGATTTTCGCCTACTTTGTAATGAAAATGGTAGAGCAAAAAGTTATTGACTTGGACAAACCACTATATAAGTATTTGGAACATCCAAATATGTCAGAACATTCGCGTGAAGAATACAAATTTATAACTGCCAGAATGGTATTATCCCATCGCACAGGTTTCCCCAACCACGCCAATGAGGAAAAAATAACACTGGCATTTCCGCCGGGAACAGATTTTTTGTACTCTGGAGAAGCTTTTCAATATTTAGCTAAAGTTATATGTAAATTGAAAGGTATCGACATTGAAGGTGATTTGAATTCATTATTTCGTACCGAGGTTACAGAGCAATTGAATATGCCGCACAGTACCTTTGTCTGGAACAATTATTTAGCTACTCATAAAGCTAATGGACACGAGGAAAATAATCAGCCAACAAACAATAGTCCAGGAAATGGAAATTGGAATGGAAAGACGTTCAGTTCATATTCAAGTCTTCATAGTGAATCTTCAGAATATGCAAATTTTTTAATTGCATTACTAAAACAGACGGGCTTAGAAAGAGATTCATTTGTCGAAATGTTCACTGAACACACGCATTTTAAAGATAGTAATCCCTTGAAACAGCAAATTGGGCAAACGGGTTGGGGATTGGGTATAACTCAAAAAAAAACAGAATACGGAACAATGCATATGCATACAGGTAATAATCATGACTTTCAATCTTATATGATGATATTGCCTGAAAAGGATTTCGGGATAGTTTTCTTTACCAATAGTGGAAAGGCAATCCCGTTTATTCAAGGACTTAATTCTGTTATTGGCCCTGTTTTCTAA
- a CDS encoding RNA polymerase sigma factor has translation MSERIEDNDRELVIKVQNGDLNAFSILVDKYKNKSLSLAVSIVKDTFLGEDIIQEVFIKVHSKIKNFRFKSKFSTWLYRIVVNTSYNELKKRKHTIPISIYEISEDVRPGSTNGKSLSIEEQKKYIKYGMMLLKEDEALILRLFYLCENSIKEIEDITNFNSSKIRVNLHRGRKNLKRKLISILGAEIDSLL, from the coding sequence TTGAGCGAACGAATAGAAGATAATGACCGAGAGCTTGTAATTAAGGTGCAGAATGGGGATTTGAATGCTTTTTCTATTCTGGTGGATAAGTATAAAAATAAATCTCTGTCTCTAGCTGTGTCAATCGTAAAAGACACCTTCCTAGGAGAGGATATTATTCAAGAGGTATTTATAAAAGTCCATTCTAAGATTAAGAACTTTAGGTTCAAATCAAAATTTTCAACTTGGCTTTATCGTATTGTAGTCAACACATCCTACAATGAACTGAAAAAGAGAAAACATACTATTCCAATTTCAATCTATGAAATCTCAGAAGATGTGAGACCAGGGTCAACTAATGGAAAATCATTGAGTATAGAAGAACAAAAAAAATACATTAAATATGGAATGATGCTGTTAAAAGAAGATGAAGCCCTTATTTTACGCCTATTCTATCTTTGCGAAAACAGCATTAAAGAAATAGAAGATATTACAAATTTCAATTCGTCCAAGATTCGCGTTAATTTACATAGAGGAAGAAAAAACTTAAAACGAAAGCTCATATCAATATTGGGTGCAGAAATCGATAGTTTATTATGA
- a CDS encoding VOC family protein produces the protein MIKNKIKGLGEVILRVNNMEKMKNFYQEIIGLQLIQESENYTFFKIAEGYKGHNQTLALFAKTNLNAFNEKFEDINFKKSSLHHFALEIDKKDYDEILQLCKNFQLEHTTEKFDWIKWKSIFIKDPENNVIEFVCHDSNL, from the coding sequence ATGATTAAAAATAAAATTAAAGGATTAGGAGAAGTTATTTTGAGAGTAAATAACATGGAAAAGATGAAAAATTTCTATCAAGAAATCATCGGACTTCAATTAATTCAAGAATCAGAAAATTATACTTTCTTTAAAATCGCCGAAGGGTATAAAGGTCATAATCAGACTCTCGCATTATTTGCAAAAACAAACTTAAACGCCTTCAATGAAAAATTTGAAGATATAAATTTCAAAAAAAGTTCTCTACATCATTTCGCACTGGAAATAGATAAAAAGGACTATGATGAAATTTTGCAATTATGCAAAAATTTTCAACTAGAGCATACCACAGAAAAATTTGATTGGATAAAATGGAAATCTATTTTCATTAAAGATCCTGAAAACAATGTTATAGAATTTGTTTGTCATGATTCCAATTTATAA
- a CDS encoding SRPBCC family protein, which yields MEETLKLAKSELGIRKPVKEVFNAFIEPDITTKFWFTHSSGKVKEGATIEWRWEMYNLIIPVTVLEVVDNKKILIEWGEGMYQSTVLWEFNSVNDNLTFLTIKNYGFKGNDDELLAQIKDSTKGFRFVLSGLKSWLEYKIQLRLVEDAFPIELMTKK from the coding sequence ATGGAAGAAACACTTAAACTCGCCAAATCTGAATTAGGAATACGTAAGCCTGTTAAAGAAGTTTTTAATGCGTTTATTGAACCGGATATAACGACAAAATTTTGGTTTACCCATAGTTCAGGAAAAGTTAAAGAAGGAGCTACCATAGAATGGAGGTGGGAAATGTATAATTTGATTATTCCAGTAACTGTTCTAGAAGTCGTTGACAATAAAAAGATACTTATTGAGTGGGGAGAAGGAATGTATCAGTCAACTGTATTATGGGAATTTAATTCGGTAAATGATAACCTGACATTTTTGACAATTAAAAATTACGGTTTCAAAGGAAACGATGATGAATTATTGGCTCAAATTAAAGATTCAACAAAGGGATTTAGATTCGTACTATCTGGATTGAAATCTTGGTTAGAGTATAAAATACAATTGAGATTAGTAGAAGATGCTTTTCCTATAGAACTAATGACAAAAAAATAA
- a CDS encoding VOC family protein produces the protein MIRTEAIIGVCNVEKSSKWYQKLLGCKSNHGGQYFEILADQYETTILNLHKWEEHGHPTLNNPKMAENGLILYFRVDNLEEIWQNAKSLSAVIEEEPNLNQNSGRKEFSIRDIDNYYLIISL, from the coding sequence ATGATAAGAACAGAGGCTATAATTGGAGTCTGCAATGTCGAAAAAAGTTCAAAATGGTATCAAAAACTTTTAGGCTGCAAAAGCAATCACGGAGGACAGTATTTTGAAATATTAGCAGACCAATACGAAACTACCATTCTTAACCTACATAAATGGGAAGAACATGGCCATCCGACATTAAATAATCCAAAAATGGCAGAAAACGGACTTATTTTATATTTCCGTGTAGATAATTTGGAGGAAATATGGCAGAATGCCAAAAGTTTGAGTGCCGTAATTGAAGAAGAACCCAATTTGAACCAAAATTCAGGAAGGAAAGAATTTTCAATTAGAGATATAGACAACTACTATTTGATAATTTCATTGTAA
- a CDS encoding type II toxin-antitoxin system RelE/ParE family toxin codes for MIKTFADKEADKIWNGTQSRKLPANIQNVTRRKLRMINNAQNINDLRIPPANHLEKLSGNLEGFHSIRINKQWRIIFKWENDNAFEVQIVDYH; via the coding sequence GTGATTAAAACTTTTGCAGACAAAGAAGCTGACAAAATTTGGAACGGGACCCAATCGAGAAAGCTTCCTGCTAATATTCAAAATGTAACAAGAAGAAAACTGAGAATGATAAATAATGCTCAAAATATAAATGACTTAAGAATTCCTCCAGCGAATCATTTAGAAAAGTTGAGCGGGAATTTAGAAGGTTTTCATAGCATTAGAATTAATAAGCAATGGAGAATAATATTCAAATGGGAAAATGACAATGCTTTTGAAGTTCAAATTGTTGATTACCATTAA
- a CDS encoding HigA family addiction module antitoxin, giving the protein MKKLENIHPGEILKEEFLDPMEITAYRLSKETFIPQTRISEIIKKKRRITADTALRLSKYFGTTAKFWLGLQDDYDLEEEKSLKEKEFNNIKPLENNAA; this is encoded by the coding sequence ATGAAAAAGTTAGAAAATATACATCCTGGAGAAATCTTGAAAGAAGAATTTTTAGATCCAATGGAAATTACTGCATATCGACTTTCTAAAGAAACTTTTATTCCGCAGACAAGAATAAGCGAAATCATAAAAAAGAAAAGAAGAATAACTGCTGACACCGCTCTTCGACTTTCAAAATATTTTGGAACCACAGCAAAATTTTGGCTGGGATTGCAAGATGATTATGATTTAGAAGAAGAAAAATCTTTAAAGGAGAAAGAATTCAATAACATAAAACCGTTAGAAAACAACGCAGCCTAA